One Exiguobacterium acetylicum DNA window includes the following coding sequences:
- a CDS encoding conjugal transfer protein TrbL family protein: MGGFLSKAINTLFEDWIDGAINFILVLLAQIGGSGIKILEMDIVVDAIIYAQGIGITLLSVVVAKEMLFRYILQESGDEVADPAKILIRVVKSVAVIISVPWIVTTIYKFGTTLAIDVAKLEGGGFGSPAGKGSLKDMLKAFAALEFLPLFILVMVISIVILMFIIVIQASIRAAELAFLAVVGCFMAVSLMNPNSEMYSSWWRQLLAISLAQASQLLLIKIGFESLQTMFKGPEEALLGFCLFFGVLIVAVKVPTILKEHIHSTGTGKMGSNSGQQISMMAVSRMAMKK, from the coding sequence ATGGGCGGTTTCCTTTCGAAAGCAATCAACACGCTCTTTGAAGACTGGATTGATGGAGCTATTAACTTTATTTTAGTTTTACTCGCTCAGATAGGTGGATCTGGAATAAAAATTTTAGAGATGGATATCGTCGTGGATGCGATTATATACGCTCAAGGAATCGGAATTACTCTTCTATCAGTAGTTGTAGCAAAAGAGATGTTATTTCGTTACATCCTTCAAGAGTCCGGTGATGAAGTTGCTGATCCGGCAAAAATACTCATTCGAGTTGTGAAATCTGTAGCTGTAATCATTAGTGTTCCTTGGATAGTGACCACTATCTATAAGTTTGGAACTACTTTAGCAATAGATGTAGCCAAACTAGAAGGTGGCGGTTTCGGTAGCCCAGCAGGTAAAGGATCACTTAAGGATATGCTCAAAGCATTCGCAGCTCTGGAATTCTTACCTTTATTTATTTTAGTAATGGTAATATCCATTGTAATTTTAATGTTCATCATCGTTATTCAAGCGTCTATACGAGCAGCAGAATTAGCATTTTTAGCTGTAGTTGGCTGCTTCATGGCAGTATCTTTAATGAACCCTAATAGTGAGATGTATTCCTCATGGTGGAGACAATTGCTAGCAATATCGCTAGCGCAAGCTTCACAACTATTGCTAATAAAAATAGGTTTCGAGTCCTTGCAGACTATGTTTAAAGGCCCGGAAGAAGCACTGTTAGGATTCTGTTTGTTCTTTGGTGTACTGATTGTAGCTGTTAAAGTACCAACGATTCTCAAAGAACATATTCACTCTACAGGTACAGGGAAGATGGGATCAAATAGTGGTCAACAAATTAGTATGATGGCAGTTTCAAGAATGGCAATGAAAAAATGA
- a CDS encoding ParM/StbA family protein, whose protein sequence is MTYSLITGLDTGNTSTKTSYIDSKTGNIVSFPIPSVIAPAPSSVIELHTEASNHKINPEEMLHVYIETDSLEQHLRKSYFYVGQYAIDKEDMQQPQIDTDKHNSSLHKIVSLTSLAVAALKDSIANAEDEISVDINYSGGLPIEEHKKVGQKPLEELKGKHKVQFLDGPAKGKTVVLNITGGKLRVEGATSGVSLSFDIQSNELIATKDQNLLTSPEANYIVADLGAGTLDEALYENSQLNKVASRNVNLGTNTYVDQLLDKVLELPEFQPIIESLKQNNQIGKPYRTREEFMKQVIYPGVKLAVEGKTPKFTVSWGRKRNIDFTQQTLEVMETYASEVMKEVDSYWSVKGVNAEHFYLVGGGVLFGYEFFKNQEDIKLPDASIIWESPFITSRAYLIANYFEQNLAGALN, encoded by the coding sequence ATGACATACTCACTAATTACAGGATTGGATACTGGTAATACTAGTACTAAGACTAGCTACATTGATTCTAAAACAGGTAATATCGTTTCTTTCCCAATTCCATCGGTAATTGCTCCAGCTCCTTCAAGTGTGATCGAGTTACATACTGAAGCAAGTAACCATAAAATTAATCCAGAAGAAATGCTTCATGTATATATCGAAACAGATTCTTTAGAACAACATTTAAGAAAAAGTTATTTCTATGTGGGGCAATATGCAATCGATAAGGAAGACATGCAGCAACCTCAAATCGATACGGATAAACACAATAGTTCTCTTCATAAGATTGTTTCACTCACATCTCTTGCTGTTGCAGCCTTAAAAGATAGTATTGCAAATGCTGAAGATGAAATTTCGGTTGATATTAATTATTCCGGTGGCTTACCAATTGAAGAACACAAAAAGGTTGGTCAGAAGCCGTTGGAAGAACTAAAAGGAAAACACAAAGTTCAATTTTTAGATGGTCCAGCTAAAGGGAAGACAGTCGTACTGAACATTACAGGTGGAAAGCTTCGTGTTGAAGGAGCGACAAGTGGTGTTTCCTTATCATTTGATATTCAATCAAATGAACTTATTGCTACTAAGGATCAAAATTTATTAACTTCTCCAGAAGCGAACTACATCGTTGCCGATCTCGGGGCTGGTACATTGGATGAAGCTTTATACGAGAATAGCCAGCTTAATAAGGTTGCATCAAGAAACGTTAACCTTGGTACTAACACATACGTCGATCAGTTACTTGATAAAGTATTGGAATTACCTGAGTTTCAACCAATTATTGAATCATTAAAACAAAACAATCAAATTGGTAAGCCTTATCGCACTCGAGAAGAGTTTATGAAGCAAGTAATCTATCCAGGTGTAAAATTAGCTGTTGAAGGAAAGACGCCTAAATTTACTGTCTCATGGGGACGTAAGCGTAATATCGACTTTACGCAGCAAACTCTAGAAGTAATGGAAACATACGCTTCAGAAGTGATGAAAGAAGTAGATTCTTACTGGAGTGTTAAGGGTGTTAATGCAGAACACTTTTATTTAGTCGGTGGTGGCGTTCTCTTCGGTTATGAATTCTTTAAAAACCAGGAAGACATTAAGTTACCTGATGCGTCAATCATTTGGGAGTCACCATTCATTACAAGCCGAGCATATTTAATTGCTAACTACTTTGAACAAAATCTTGCAGGCGCTTTAAATTAA
- a CDS encoding VirD4-like conjugal transfer protein, CD1115 family, with protein MLKVKILVVLAIAIADLMFVPSLLRIPEYIETNPVETMKKWASSVDLVESWFLMLDSETTLRLFMYVQAPILLFTLSLFLMGPIKIKNEKLRGLGGPEATGKGQFGTARFSTNKEMQSSNGTWIMTNGTRPNSGGVVLGMDSKTQRAYYVHDASHTLLLGSTRSGKSRKSLMPSIYLTGKAGESMVITDPKGELFNLTSGYLKSEGYKVIKIDLRDPGKKSNTWNPMQTVVEALNDPELSKQDQLALATERARDLAYMIVFQKERKGDPIWANGELSVTTALIMYIAIEETNPAKQNLISVFRLLRDFGQPIVDPDTSEEYIPLNNLMMELNHEHPARDAFTVAALAPSRQRGSFFSGAASNLLLFSDPNIALMTEENDHRLEDIGTVKSVVFLVIPDETTSRHLLASLYIDQLYSKLVKEANYFDGRLPVQVNFFLDEFGNMPQISKFDTKITVAAGRGMRFTLALQDLNQLKTTYGDAAKTITGNCLVWIFLRTTDIDTAKAISEKTGKYTISTNSVSNNYKNLEASGTTSTSLTSRSLLLPDEIERWPSGMTLILRSGQFPSKLTAPDISEWSAMNEFNKHKPVLIERRNAEKLPQVIEVVEKKLESKTESVKKEKSALEQIRELEGGNELDEFQEEQAK; from the coding sequence ATGTTAAAAGTAAAAATATTAGTAGTGCTAGCAATAGCAATAGCAGACTTGATGTTTGTTCCATCTCTTTTACGTATTCCAGAGTACATTGAGACTAATCCTGTTGAGACTATGAAAAAATGGGCTTCCTCAGTTGATCTTGTAGAATCATGGTTCTTGATGCTTGATTCTGAGACAACGCTGAGATTGTTTATGTATGTTCAGGCTCCAATTTTATTATTTACACTTTCTCTATTTTTAATGGGACCAATAAAAATCAAGAACGAGAAACTGAGAGGTTTAGGCGGACCTGAAGCGACTGGTAAAGGACAGTTTGGAACTGCACGATTTTCTACTAATAAAGAAATGCAGTCATCTAATGGAACGTGGATCATGACGAATGGTACTCGTCCGAATTCAGGTGGAGTAGTTCTAGGGATGGATTCCAAAACTCAAAGAGCCTATTACGTTCATGATGCATCACATACTTTGCTTTTAGGGTCTACCCGTTCAGGTAAATCTCGAAAGTCGTTAATGCCTTCGATTTATTTAACAGGTAAAGCTGGAGAAAGTATGGTCATAACAGATCCAAAAGGTGAGTTGTTTAACCTCACAAGTGGTTACTTGAAAAGCGAAGGTTACAAGGTAATAAAAATCGATTTAAGAGATCCGGGCAAAAAAAGTAATACATGGAATCCTATGCAGACGGTCGTAGAAGCCTTGAATGACCCTGAATTATCTAAGCAAGATCAATTAGCTTTAGCTACGGAGCGCGCACGAGATTTAGCCTACATGATCGTATTTCAAAAAGAACGGAAAGGTGATCCGATTTGGGCAAACGGTGAGCTATCAGTAACTACAGCATTAATCATGTATATCGCAATTGAAGAGACAAACCCAGCAAAGCAGAACTTAATCTCAGTATTTAGATTACTTCGTGATTTCGGGCAACCAATTGTCGATCCAGATACTTCTGAAGAATACATTCCTCTTAACAATCTCATGATGGAACTCAATCATGAACATCCTGCGAGGGATGCCTTTACAGTTGCAGCCTTAGCACCTTCTAGACAACGAGGGAGCTTCTTCAGTGGTGCAGCATCCAATTTACTATTATTCTCGGATCCTAACATTGCCTTGATGACGGAAGAAAATGATCATCGTCTTGAAGATATAGGAACAGTAAAATCCGTTGTTTTCTTAGTCATTCCTGATGAAACAACTTCAAGACATCTATTAGCAAGTCTCTACATTGATCAACTCTACTCAAAATTAGTAAAAGAAGCGAACTACTTTGATGGAAGATTACCCGTTCAAGTGAATTTTTTCTTAGACGAGTTCGGGAATATGCCTCAGATTTCAAAGTTTGATACAAAAATTACTGTAGCAGCTGGTCGTGGTATGAGGTTCACTTTAGCTTTACAAGACTTGAACCAATTGAAAACAACTTATGGTGATGCTGCGAAAACGATTACGGGAAACTGCTTAGTTTGGATTTTCCTAAGAACCACTGATATTGATACAGCTAAAGCCATCTCAGAAAAAACTGGTAAATATACCATTTCAACAAATAGCGTTTCTAACAACTATAAAAATTTAGAGGCGAGTGGAACGACGAGCACTAGTTTAACAAGTCGCTCTCTACTTTTACCAGATGAAATTGAACGGTGGCCAAGTGGGATGACACTTATATTGAGATCAGGGCAATTCCCTTCTAAATTGACTGCTCCTGATATATCAGAATGGTCAGCAATGAATGAATTTAATAAGCACAAACCAGTGCTCATTGAAAGGAGGAATGCCGAAAAACTGCCTCAAGTTATTGAGGTAGTAGAAAAGAAACTGGAAAGCAAAACAGAAAGTGTAAAGAAAGAAAAATCAGCATTAGAACAAATTCGAGAACTAGAAGGAGGAAATGAATTAGATGAATTTCAAGAAGAACAAGCAAAGTAA
- the mobP3 gene encoding MobP3 family relaxase, with amino-acid sequence MNSPLIVKMRFKTPTATNQKLNRNYATYIATRPGTVMNNSKSVLDEFSPETAAGHVKYASERPGSHGLFGKSQDEIISLTTIQNELSKHKGIVWQYIISLRGDDAANLGFEKKGDWERFMRATTDQVFKEMGINSSNGKWVAAYHEELGHPHVHLMMWEKKPQKEEGKLDCKEMRNVRNIFLKHIAKEERQQLNILKTISRDNIGEVAKQLLDKSVLSLVGKESDIPNEIKLDPKQLKAVYAEFNQLAEMIPTKGRLAYGYMPEEVKTELNNFSKWILNQPQFKSEMANYLEAVQKLAKFHLKDEQKIEDSTNNALKDLEKRLSNQILKSVDLYRKSNRVEVKQKNVLDFKQALLNSKAPIKSLEKQVTEVTKSLLLDKGLNKNEMVKVFEELRENAGMEITLKEFLDSNKVEVTNVESKVSDLAMYSPFLKAKFNLDTPSTNLSKKLSMNKMEWEMLKRSLDLKSEPPFEVVRKLELLVEKKELTQALSNMTLSEHDMRNTVFKQLIIMKEANIDPIKQLSVLKNCLEKNNIPFESQSNWIEKQFSKVATQKFMAGQNVWTKLTNESGLNMKYPFSNTYEFSPNRESAIKVLREVEMKIDKSNIESLSPSHIKSLQKLIDLSKVPLENPDLKQLLERKGQKNQTIINLNALNAKWELKNTERITLNRAATILISSGMDEKQVTEVLSTWNENTQSQIPEKNIEDVVKAVNSRNIEMERYGGNVSLSKQEYRYMISDLKLSGLKDVYNYPKENVQISVITDLWKGAFKGLRNEINQSEYEAQRRLRKRLMKEKNNERKNSRER; translated from the coding sequence ATGAATTCTCCTTTGATAGTGAAGATGCGCTTTAAAACTCCTACAGCAACGAATCAGAAGTTGAATCGTAATTATGCGACGTACATTGCAACTCGACCAGGAACAGTCATGAATAATTCAAAAAGCGTATTAGATGAGTTTTCACCTGAAACGGCTGCAGGACATGTCAAATATGCATCTGAAAGACCTGGATCACATGGACTTTTTGGAAAAAGTCAGGATGAAATTATTTCACTTACTACCATTCAAAATGAATTATCAAAGCATAAGGGGATTGTTTGGCAGTACATAATTTCATTGAGGGGGGATGATGCAGCCAACCTTGGATTCGAAAAAAAAGGAGATTGGGAAAGATTCATGCGTGCTACAACCGATCAAGTCTTTAAAGAGATGGGCATCAATAGTAGCAACGGAAAATGGGTAGCAGCTTACCATGAAGAATTAGGACATCCTCATGTCCATCTAATGATGTGGGAGAAAAAACCTCAAAAAGAAGAAGGAAAACTAGATTGTAAAGAAATGAGAAATGTACGAAATATTTTTCTGAAGCATATTGCTAAAGAGGAGCGACAACAGCTAAATATTTTAAAAACAATAAGCAGAGACAACATTGGTGAAGTTGCAAAACAGCTTTTAGATAAGAGTGTTCTAAGTCTTGTCGGAAAAGAGAGTGACATTCCAAATGAAATTAAGCTGGATCCTAAACAACTAAAGGCAGTGTATGCAGAGTTTAATCAACTTGCAGAGATGATCCCTACTAAAGGACGACTTGCATACGGATATATGCCTGAAGAGGTTAAAACAGAATTGAATAATTTCTCGAAGTGGATACTAAACCAACCACAGTTTAAATCTGAAATGGCTAATTATCTTGAAGCCGTTCAAAAATTAGCAAAGTTTCATTTGAAAGACGAACAAAAAATTGAGGACTCTACAAATAATGCGCTCAAGGATTTAGAAAAGAGACTATCAAATCAAATTTTAAAATCGGTTGATTTATATCGGAAATCAAATCGAGTAGAGGTAAAGCAAAAAAACGTTCTAGATTTTAAACAGGCACTTTTGAATTCTAAAGCTCCTATTAAGTCTTTGGAGAAACAAGTAACTGAAGTTACGAAAAGTCTTTTACTAGATAAGGGCTTGAATAAGAACGAAATGGTTAAGGTGTTTGAAGAATTGAGAGAAAACGCCGGGATGGAAATAACGCTTAAGGAGTTTCTAGACAGTAATAAAGTAGAGGTAACCAATGTTGAGTCTAAAGTAAGTGACTTAGCAATGTATTCACCTTTTCTGAAAGCTAAATTTAATCTCGATACACCTTCAACAAACTTAAGTAAGAAATTAAGCATGAACAAAATGGAGTGGGAAATGCTAAAACGATCCTTGGATTTAAAAAGTGAACCACCATTTGAAGTTGTACGGAAATTAGAATTACTAGTTGAAAAGAAGGAGCTTACTCAAGCACTTTCAAATATGACTTTGTCTGAACATGACATGAGAAATACGGTGTTCAAACAATTGATTATTATGAAAGAGGCTAATATAGATCCGATTAAGCAACTATCCGTATTAAAAAATTGCTTAGAGAAAAATAATATACCGTTTGAATCACAATCTAACTGGATTGAAAAACAATTTAGTAAAGTAGCGACTCAAAAGTTCATGGCCGGACAAAATGTCTGGACTAAGCTCACAAATGAATCTGGATTAAACATGAAATATCCATTCTCAAACACATATGAGTTTAGCCCAAACAGGGAGAGCGCAATTAAAGTCCTTCGGGAAGTAGAGATGAAGATTGATAAGAGTAACATTGAATCATTATCTCCAAGCCACATCAAGTCACTTCAAAAGCTCATTGATCTGTCAAAAGTGCCGTTAGAAAATCCAGACTTGAAGCAACTCCTGGAACGAAAAGGACAGAAAAACCAAACAATCATCAATTTAAATGCTCTTAACGCTAAATGGGAGCTAAAAAACACTGAGCGTATCACTTTAAACAGAGCAGCTACAATACTCATATCAAGCGGGATGGATGAAAAACAAGTTACTGAAGTATTGAGTACATGGAATGAAAATACACAAAGCCAGATTCCTGAAAAGAATATTGAGGATGTAGTAAAGGCTGTAAATAGTAGAAATATAGAGATGGAGAGATACGGAGGGAATGTATCGCTCTCTAAACAAGAATACAGATACATGATCTCAGATTTAAAGCTAAGTGGTCTAAAGGATGTTTATAACTATCCAAAAGAAAATGTACAAATAAGTGTAATTACTGACTTATGGAAAGGCGCATTTAAAGGGCTTCGAAATGAAATCAATCAATCTGAATACGAAGCGCAGAGAAGACTTCGTAAAAGATTGATGAAAGAAAAGAATAACGAGAGAAAGAACTCACGAGAAAGGTAA
- a CDS encoding CopG family transcriptional regulator encodes MNKRVHIYLPENVVEEIDNLSEEFGINRSNLIEKACLQYIENETKESVKDSIVADLTKALDNALDPKIERLAKLLSKGAIFSGVAQNLLIEYLDEATTFDVLSSYTKARVKAVDDLKKPFETVMGGGLK; translated from the coding sequence GTGAATAAAAGAGTACATATTTATCTTCCTGAAAACGTGGTGGAAGAGATTGATAACTTATCTGAAGAGTTTGGTATTAATCGATCAAACCTGATTGAAAAAGCGTGTCTACAATACATTGAAAACGAAACGAAAGAGTCAGTAAAAGACTCCATCGTAGCAGACTTAACGAAGGCCCTCGATAATGCACTGGATCCTAAAATTGAACGACTAGCCAAATTATTGTCTAAAGGAGCAATCTTCTCAGGGGTAGCCCAAAATCTTCTAATCGAGTATTTAGACGAGGCTACTACATTTGATGTTCTAAGCTCATACACCAAAGCTCGAGTAAAAGCTGTAGATGATCTAAAAAAACCATTTGAGACAGTGATGGGAGGCGGTCTTAAATGA
- a CDS encoding pilin — protein sequence MNFKKNKQSNVMGNKIKKNLNALVTLSIAMMVLVLTSPLAEAAEKKGATSGTPSLFSDTKTLLGDAGGWITAIAGAVAGFIMIGLGLKYAMTDDPGSRNEIKKQMKNVFIGLAICLSAVSLIAIIVTYYT from the coding sequence ATGAATTTCAAGAAGAACAAGCAAAGTAATGTGATGGGGAACAAAATCAAAAAGAACCTGAATGCACTAGTTACTTTATCAATTGCCATGATGGTTTTAGTCCTTACAAGTCCTTTAGCAGAAGCAGCTGAAAAAAAAGGCGCAACTTCAGGCACACCTTCCTTATTCTCAGACACTAAGACACTTTTAGGTGATGCAGGTGGATGGATTACAGCAATTGCTGGAGCGGTAGCAGGCTTTATCATGATTGGACTAGGACTAAAGTATGCAATGACTGATGATCCAGGTTCACGAAATGAAATTAAAAAACAAATGAAGAATGTATTCATCGGGCTTGCAATTTGTCTATCAGCTGTATCACTAATTGCGATTATCGTAACGTACTACACTTAA
- a CDS encoding DUF4062 domain-containing protein, whose product MDKKMQVFISSTYKDLIEERQAAVEAILKADHIPAGMELFKAGDETQLTVIKRWIDESDIYVLIIGGRYGSIDPKSGLSYTHLEFQMAIESGIPMFALILTEEMTIQKILSSTSPSLKNEDLTETKPKLKKLHKAFVDEVAGDNRIVSFIENIHHLQSEIFVSINNIIKTRQLTGWVRANDSKLISENIALKEKNNSLIKEINSLKNKSTNDKSLAVETVKYPLPTLENVGGFSLKFIADYLRHEHLSGDLSEDFLISNHIKNRFPTALELLTIHPVNRKLIGGIPKDVWNTDYLGQYIHDYLIPVLKIFNLVEVKASHKGYQFESYHLNTNGIFVLTNLLKSLNE is encoded by the coding sequence TTGGATAAAAAAATGCAAGTTTTCATTTCATCTACTTACAAAGATTTGATTGAAGAACGACAAGCTGCTGTTGAAGCAATTCTAAAAGCAGATCATATACCTGCTGGAATGGAACTTTTTAAAGCGGGTGATGAAACTCAACTTACGGTAATAAAAAGGTGGATAGATGAATCTGACATTTATGTACTTATTATAGGTGGAAGATACGGTTCTATAGATCCTAAATCAGGCCTTAGCTATACTCACCTTGAATTTCAAATGGCTATTGAAAGTGGTATTCCTATGTTTGCACTAATACTTACTGAAGAAATGACCATTCAAAAAATACTTTCTTCTACCTCCCCATCTCTAAAGAACGAAGATCTGACTGAAACTAAGCCAAAATTAAAAAAGCTCCATAAGGCATTTGTTGATGAAGTAGCTGGTGACAATAGAATTGTGAGTTTTATTGAAAATATTCATCATTTGCAAAGTGAAATTTTTGTTTCAATTAATAATATAATAAAAACTAGACAATTAACTGGTTGGGTGCGAGCTAATGATAGTAAGTTAATTTCTGAAAATATAGCACTGAAAGAAAAGAACAATTCTTTAATCAAAGAAATTAATTCTTTAAAAAATAAATCAACTAACGATAAATCTTTAGCAGTCGAAACAGTTAAGTACCCATTGCCAACTTTAGAGAATGTTGGTGGCTTTTCGTTAAAGTTTATTGCTGATTATTTACGACATGAACATCTTTCTGGAGATTTGTCCGAAGATTTTTTAATAAGCAATCATATTAAGAATCGTTTTCCAACTGCCCTTGAGCTACTAACCATTCATCCAGTCAATAGAAAACTGATAGGTGGAATACCCAAAGATGTATGGAATACTGATTATTTAGGTCAGTATATTCACGATTATTTAATCCCTGTATTAAAAATCTTTAACTTAGTAGAAGTTAAGGCTTCACATAAGGGGTATCAATTTGAATCATATCACTTGAATACTAATGGTATTTTTGTTTTAACGAATCTGCTTAAGTCTCTGAATGAATAA
- a CDS encoding DUF4062 domain-containing protein has product MEKRMQVFISSTFSDLINERQYAVQAILNSNHIPAGMELFKAGNDDQLTVIKRWIDESDIYMLILGGRYGTIEPKSGKSYTHIEYEYAIEKNIPVFTLILDDQMLENKLSDLGGKHYDKVYETENAQKYREFKDQVSGHNKIVSFPVNVNDLQYQTVNSINYILKLHSLDGWIKASSSKLLKENQDLKEEIIKLKQNLETKEICVLPKLTDVSKANNKQEIPQTHFLKNKDSDDYSTIYEVFLTPDPTINNISGFTMREIVDYLKHDYIVINLPYELRLKSRLMNSHLSKLNFFANPLVGQKLISGILAVSPENDELDQTIVQGLIPSLSRFNLITTNFLPNEAFPYSYVLNINGVFVLEKFEIIKT; this is encoded by the coding sequence TTGGAAAAGAGAATGCAAGTATTTATTTCGTCAACTTTTAGTGATTTAATCAATGAACGTCAATACGCTGTACAAGCAATTTTAAACAGTAATCATATACCGGCTGGAATGGAATTATTCAAAGCTGGTAATGATGATCAATTAACAGTGATTAAGCGATGGATTGATGAATCGGATATTTACATGCTCATTTTAGGGGGCAGATATGGAACGATCGAACCTAAATCAGGAAAAAGCTACACTCATATCGAGTATGAGTATGCTATCGAAAAAAATATCCCAGTTTTCACATTGATTCTAGATGATCAAATGCTAGAAAATAAACTTTCGGACTTAGGTGGAAAGCATTACGATAAAGTTTACGAAACAGAAAATGCTCAAAAATATCGTGAATTTAAAGATCAGGTATCTGGTCACAACAAGATAGTCTCTTTTCCAGTAAACGTTAATGATCTACAGTATCAAACTGTAAATTCTATTAACTATATTTTAAAATTACATAGTTTAGATGGATGGATAAAAGCCTCTAGCAGTAAACTTTTAAAAGAAAACCAAGACTTAAAAGAAGAAATAATAAAACTTAAGCAAAATTTAGAAACTAAAGAAATTTGTGTTCTTCCTAAATTAACAGACGTTTCTAAAGCTAATAATAAACAAGAAATTCCCCAAACCCATTTTTTAAAAAATAAAGATTCAGACGACTATTCTACAATATATGAAGTATTTCTAACCCCTGACCCTACTATTAACAATATTAGTGGGTTTACGATGCGGGAAATTGTTGATTATTTAAAACATGATTATATTGTCATTAATCTTCCTTATGAACTCCGATTAAAAAGTAGATTGATGAATAGTCATTTGTCAAAACTTAATTTTTTTGCGAATCCCTTAGTCGGCCAAAAATTGATAAGTGGAATCTTAGCGGTATCTCCTGAAAATGATGAATTGGACCAAACTATTGTTCAAGGACTTATTCCTTCTTTGAGTCGTTTCAACTTAATAACAACTAATTTTTTACCCAATGAAGCTTTTCCATATAGTTATGTTTTAAATATTAATGGTGTCTTTGTTCTAGAAAAATTCGAAATAATTAAAACGTAA
- a CDS encoding JAB domain-containing protein, producing the protein MMLESVVEVVRIVQETKVRKGRIATPISSPNDVANLASFYIGDEDREVLLVIGLSTKNKINMVNRAHMGSLSSSIVTPREVFKPLILNNCASFVICHNHPSADLRPSPEDIKLTQRFAEVGELMGIKLLDHLIVNNESGFLSLKTERLF; encoded by the coding sequence ATGATGCTAGAGTCAGTCGTAGAAGTAGTTAGAATTGTTCAAGAAACCAAAGTTCGAAAAGGACGAATTGCTACTCCTATTAGCAGTCCTAACGACGTCGCTAATTTAGCTTCATTTTATATTGGTGATGAAGATCGGGAAGTTCTATTAGTAATTGGTTTAAGTACCAAAAACAAAATCAATATGGTTAATCGAGCGCATATGGGATCACTCAGTTCTTCGATCGTCACTCCGAGAGAGGTTTTCAAACCTCTCATTCTAAATAACTGTGCTTCATTTGTAATCTGTCATAACCATCCGAGCGCAGATTTGAGACCGAGTCCTGAAGACATCAAGTTAACTCAACGATTTGCTGAAGTTGGGGAATTGATGGGCATTAAATTGCTAGACCATCTGATTGTAAACAATGAGTCGGGATTCCTTTCACTGAAAACTGAAAGATTGTTCTAA